The Dokdonella sp. nucleotide sequence GCATCGCCCTGGTCACGCTGTTCTCGGTGCTGTTCGTCGCCGCCGGCGTGTCGTTCCGCGGCGGGCTGCTGTTCGGGATGGTGTAACCACACCCTGCAGGAGCCCGTTCACGGGCGATGCTTTTTGATGCGATCCAAAGAAAGCATCGCCCCTGAAGGGGCTCCTACGAAAGCATGGAAGGCCGCAGGAGCGCATCCTGTGCGCGATCGTTCTTGTGTTGCGCCAATCGCGCTCAGGATGCGCTCCTGCACGGAAGCAAGTCGGGTGGTCAGGCTACGCGCCGGCGCCACGCGCGCAGCGGTGCGGCGGCGGTGTCGCGGCCGAGCAGGGTCGCGGCGACGTGCTCGCCGGATTCGCAGCCGCCTTCCATGAAGCCCTGGTTGTCGAACGAGCAATGCTCGCCGGCGAAATGCAGATCGCCGACCGGCATGCCGATCGCACCGCGCAGCGTGGTCCACTGGCCCGGGCGGAAGCAGGCGTAGCTGCCGAGCGACCAGGCATGACTCGGCCAGTGGAAGCGCGCTTCGCGCATGCCGGCGCGCGCCGCGGCGATGCCGGGCCAGATCGCTTCGAGTTGGTTGGCGGCGGTGTCGGCCTGCATGCGCGGCGTGCCTTCGCCGATGGCGATGCCGTGGCGGCCGCCGGTGAAGTTGGTGAGGATTCCCGCGGCGCCGCCCTGCATGCGGCTGGTTTCCCATGTGGTCTGCAACGGCAGGTCGGTGAAGCTGCTTGCCGTCATCGCGTGGCGCGTGCGCCAGACGCGCTCGCTGAAACCGATCATCAGCTTGGCGTTGGTGCCGTAGCCGAGTTCGTCGATCGCGCGCCGCTTGACCGCCGGCAGTTCGACATCGAGGCGCACGCGGCGCAGCGTGGTGAACGGGATCGCCAGCACGACGCGGCGCGCGCGCACTTCGACCGTGGCGCCGCCGCGCGCGAAGGCCAGCACATGCCTGCCATCGGCATTGAGGCGAACCGATTCGAGCACGTGGCCGGTGTGGATGGCGTCGTCGATACGCGCGGCCAGCGCGCTGGTGACGCGATCGTTGCCACCGCGTACGTGGTAGCGCTCGTCGCTCTCGCCGAAGATGCGGAAGTGGTCGAGGCCCGGATCGATGAAGTCGAGCAGGTTCAGCGCCGACTGCTCGTCGCATTCGAGGCCCATCTCGGTCGTGTAGGCGACTTCGATCAAACGACGCAGCCAGCCCGAGGCGCCGTTGCGGTCGAGCCAGCCGCTGATCGTTTCG carries:
- a CDS encoding NAD(P)/FAD-dependent oxidoreductase, with the translated sequence MARTPWAGLLRRGARLAAIARATGAPLDELIERERAARFDASRRRVLAGGAAAATLALAACARVPARPVDDDEVVIVGAGIAGLACAWRLRQAGVRVRLFEAQERVGGRMLSLRGHFADNQVCELGGELIDTGHVRMHALAAELGLELDDLAQDPTAADGEVWFCDGRRYNEAEILHAFAPIAEVIARDADTLPEADITWDAPGGTEALDRETISGWLDRNGASGWLRRLIEVAYTTEMGLECDEQSALNLLDFIDPGLDHFRIFGESDERYHVRGGNDRVTSALAARIDDAIHTGHVLESVRLNADGRHVLAFARGGATVEVRARRVVLAIPFTTLRRVRLDVELPAVKRRAIDELGYGTNAKLMIGFSERVWRTRHAMTASSFTDLPLQTTWETSRMQGGAAGILTNFTGGRHGIAIGEGTPRMQADTAANQLEAIWPGIAAARAGMREARFHWPSHAWSLGSYACFRPGQWTTLRGAIGMPVGDLHFAGEHCSFDNQGFMEGGCESGEHVAATLLGRDTAAAPLRAWRRRVA